The following proteins are co-located in the Acidimicrobiia bacterium genome:
- a CDS encoding NAD-dependent epimerase/dehydratase family protein, translating into MTSGQDAGSTGRAVAITGASGFVGQRLLAHLDRSPELGRLVGLDVRDPERRVRHLDFHRVDIAHAELKPMLDGIDVLVHLAAIHDPIPDVDLMARVNVGGTRRVLDAAAAVGVDRVVLMSSATVYGAWANNPVPLTENEPLRPNSGFDPAVQSAEVERLLAEWCAAHPGVGVVVLRPAPILGRGAQHLMARVLAGAPVAVRGASSPVQCSHVDDVADALTRACTADMSGVYNVACDGWLDAADANELRVRRLRPSLPQELAARALAAGWTSGLGDIPPGVVPLITHPWVVANDRLRATGWEPSASNEDALLATADSLATPPVWPWVVAGTATVAAAVLAEEVLRRRRRRGRA; encoded by the coding sequence ATGACCTCAGGACAGGATGCCGGCTCGACGGGTCGAGCCGTGGCGATCACGGGCGCCTCGGGGTTCGTCGGTCAGCGGCTGCTGGCACACCTCGATCGCTCTCCCGAACTGGGTCGACTCGTCGGCCTCGATGTGCGCGATCCCGAGCGGCGGGTACGCCACCTCGACTTCCACCGCGTCGACATCGCCCACGCGGAGCTGAAGCCGATGCTCGACGGCATCGACGTGCTCGTTCACCTCGCCGCGATCCACGATCCCATCCCGGACGTCGATCTGATGGCTCGTGTCAACGTCGGGGGCACACGTCGCGTCCTCGATGCGGCGGCCGCGGTTGGTGTCGATCGGGTGGTTCTCATGTCGAGTGCCACCGTGTACGGGGCGTGGGCGAACAACCCCGTCCCACTCACCGAGAACGAGCCGTTGCGCCCCAACAGCGGGTTTGATCCGGCGGTGCAGTCGGCGGAGGTCGAGCGGCTGCTCGCCGAATGGTGTGCCGCGCACCCCGGTGTCGGTGTTGTCGTCCTGCGTCCCGCCCCGATCCTCGGGAGAGGCGCGCAGCACCTGATGGCCCGCGTCCTGGCTGGTGCGCCGGTCGCCGTCCGCGGGGCGTCGTCGCCGGTCCAGTGCTCCCACGTCGACGACGTCGCCGATGCCCTCACACGCGCGTGCACGGCCGACATGTCCGGCGTCTACAACGTGGCGTGTGACGGCTGGCTCGACGCGGCCGACGCCAACGAGCTGCGTGTGAGGCGGCTGCGTCCATCGCTGCCCCAGGAGCTGGCGGCCCGCGCCCTCGCGGCCGGCTGGACATCGGGCCTCGGTGACATCCCACCCGGTGTCGTCCCGCTCATCACCCACCCGTGGGTCGTGGCGAACGACCGTTTGCGCGCCACGGGTTGGGAGCCGTCGGCGTCGAACGAGGACGCCCTGCTCGCCACGGCGGACTCCCTGGCGACGCCCCCGGTCTGGCCCTGGGTGGTGGCCGGGACGGCCACGGTGGCGGCCGCCGTCCTGGCGGAGGAGGTGCTCCGGCGGAGGCGTCGCCGCGGGCGCGCCTGA
- a CDS encoding zinc-dependent metalloprotease, whose product MSDESQPGSTPDDFGLDLSRLVGMFGAGDGPVNWQVAREVADWTAAGGDVATPAGPGGPVGAATAGFGGLGAAAALPEEAPVDEADASQLADLAAAAQTAVVAETGLSAVFGTGTLAVGRRRWARRHLDSLRPVLEALATTLVRDGFGLGTGDEDGSDLEIEIDPELADQLGQLGIPSGGLDAAQLSQLMEMLAPALLGVQAGSMVGHLATHAFGQYDLPLPVTGEPTLLFVVENIDAFESDWSLERDDLRYWVALHEVVHAAVRSVTWVRSHLIELATEFVSGYRMDPEALESSLDVAGLDPTDPSTIPAALGDPQKLLDAMRTPEQDATLSRLSDLTAVLEGYADLQLERIGAPLIPSFARIAEAMKRHRVERGEAERFIERLLGVGVQRADYERGEAFCRGVVERAGHDGLHRLWERPGHTPTRNELEAPGLWLARIDLPDDGDRPEPA is encoded by the coding sequence GTGAGCGACGAGTCACAACCCGGGAGCACCCCCGACGACTTCGGCCTCGATCTCTCCCGCCTTGTCGGGATGTTCGGTGCCGGCGACGGGCCCGTGAACTGGCAGGTCGCTCGCGAGGTGGCCGACTGGACCGCTGCCGGCGGCGACGTCGCCACCCCGGCGGGGCCCGGCGGGCCGGTCGGGGCCGCGACTGCCGGATTCGGCGGGTTGGGAGCAGCCGCCGCGCTACCCGAGGAGGCACCTGTCGACGAGGCGGACGCTTCACAGCTCGCCGACCTGGCCGCGGCGGCCCAGACCGCCGTCGTGGCGGAAACGGGCCTGTCGGCTGTGTTCGGTACGGGGACACTCGCCGTCGGGCGGCGCCGTTGGGCGCGCCGCCACCTCGACAGCCTCCGCCCCGTTCTCGAGGCGCTCGCCACCACGCTCGTACGCGACGGCTTCGGGCTCGGGACCGGCGACGAGGACGGGTCCGACCTCGAGATCGAGATCGACCCGGAACTCGCCGACCAGCTCGGCCAGCTGGGTATCCCGAGCGGGGGGCTCGACGCAGCCCAGCTCTCCCAGCTGATGGAGATGCTCGCTCCCGCGCTCCTGGGCGTCCAGGCCGGCTCCATGGTCGGCCACCTCGCCACCCACGCCTTCGGCCAGTACGACCTCCCGCTCCCGGTCACCGGTGAGCCGACGCTGCTGTTCGTCGTGGAGAACATCGACGCCTTCGAGAGCGACTGGTCGCTCGAGCGCGACGACCTGCGCTACTGGGTGGCACTGCACGAGGTCGTCCACGCGGCCGTTCGCAGCGTCACCTGGGTCCGGTCCCACCTCATCGAGCTCGCCACCGAGTTCGTCTCGGGCTACCGCATGGACCCCGAGGCGCTCGAGAGCTCTCTCGACGTGGCGGGCCTCGATCCAACCGACCCGTCCACGATCCCGGCGGCACTCGGCGACCCGCAGAAGCTCCTCGACGCCATGCGCACCCCGGAGCAGGACGCCACCCTCTCCCGACTGTCCGACCTGACGGCGGTCCTCGAGGGGTACGCCGACCTCCAGCTCGAGCGCATCGGCGCGCCCCTCATCCCGTCGTTCGCCCGCATCGCCGAGGCCATGAAGCGCCACCGAGTCGAGAGGGGCGAGGCGGAGCGGTTCATCGAGCGGCTCCTCGGCGTGGGTGTGCAACGGGCCGACTACGAGCGCGGAGAGGCCTTCTGCCGCGGCGTGGTCGAACGGGCCGGCCACGACGGTCTCCACAGGCTCTGGGAGCGGCCCGGGCACACACCCACACGCAACGAGCTCGAGGCGCCGGGCCTCTGGTTGGCGCGTATCGACCTCCCCGACGACGGGGACCGCCCGGAGCCCGCCTGA
- a CDS encoding zf-HC2 domain-containing protein: protein MTSDSTPLSEDMLSAHLDGELSDTDRDRVERAVTADPALAAVLDDVRVAREAVRALPPRDIPPGTWDEILDAVNSSTVVSKPVGDDTPGGPTHLGDRRRPRVARWVAVGAAVAAALALFVVPGRDSPDGTPPIDEITDNAAVARTGASDPVTGLGPVGVQAGLAP from the coding sequence ATGACCTCCGACTCCACTCCGCTGAGCGAGGACATGCTGTCCGCCCATCTCGACGGCGAGCTGAGCGACACCGACCGAGACCGTGTCGAGCGCGCCGTTACCGCCGACCCGGCCCTCGCCGCCGTCCTCGACGACGTACGCGTCGCCCGCGAGGCCGTGCGGGCGCTCCCGCCCCGTGACATACCGCCGGGGACATGGGACGAGATCCTCGACGCCGTCAACAGCTCCACTGTCGTGTCGAAGCCCGTCGGCGACGACACGCCCGGCGGACCGACCCACCTCGGCGACCGTCGCCGGCCACGCGTCGCCCGGTGGGTCGCCGTCGGCGCAGCGGTCGCAGCGGCACTCGCCCTGTTCGTGGTCCCGGGACGGGACTCTCCCGACGGGACCCCACCCATCGACGAGATCACCGACAACGCTGCGGTGGCGCGGACAGGGGCGTCCGACCCGGTCACCGGGCTGGGGCCCGTGGGCGTCCAGGCGGGCCTCGCCCCGTGA
- a CDS encoding sigma-70 family RNA polymerase sigma factor: MTTDGVPTWEEVARDHGRFLYTVAYRLAGNDADAQDVVQESLVRIRRGLESYEPGSLEGWLARIVTNTFLDEVRRRKRRPADALPENPDLVVPPSPAADEVSTDLSDEVQAALASISEEFRTAVVLCDVVGLPYDEISETTGVPVGTVRSRIHRGRRLLRAELAGLEPA, translated from the coding sequence ATGACGACAGACGGGGTGCCCACGTGGGAGGAGGTCGCCCGTGACCACGGGCGGTTCCTCTACACCGTGGCCTACCGACTGGCCGGGAACGATGCGGACGCCCAGGACGTGGTTCAGGAGTCTCTCGTGCGGATACGCCGGGGTCTCGAGAGCTACGAGCCCGGGTCACTGGAAGGATGGTTGGCGCGAATCGTGACGAACACGTTCCTCGACGAGGTGCGCCGGCGGAAGCGACGGCCCGCCGACGCGCTTCCGGAGAATCCCGATCTCGTGGTCCCACCCTCGCCCGCGGCCGACGAGGTGTCCACCGACCTCTCCGACGAGGTGCAGGCCGCTCTCGCCTCGATCTCCGAGGAGTTCCGCACGGCTGTGGTGCTCTGCGACGTCGTGGGCCTCCCCTACGACGAGATCTCCGAGACGACCGGCGTGCCGGTCGGAACCGTGCGGTCACGCATCCACCGCGGCCGCAGGCTGCTGCGCGCCGAGCTCGCAGGACTGGAGCCTGCATGA
- a CDS encoding glutamate formiminotransferase yields the protein MGVVYECVPNVSEGRDRAALDALTSACGQLLVDVHSDADHHRSVLTLATEDPVALEAAVRALAREVVARCDIGTHEGVHPRLGALDVVPFVALGGGAPEREVATGLARRFADWAGSELDLPCFLYGDVDALGRSLPDARREAFRSRRPDHGPMRPHVTAGATAVGARPPLVAANAVLDTDDLVLATRVAGRVREAGGGPPGVRALGLWLAASGRVQVSMNLVDLTSTGLQDAVGAVEAALAGSGAAVAGVEVVGLVPRSESETWSTEFRERWGLTDALTVESRLDTPR from the coding sequence GTGGGCGTCGTGTACGAGTGCGTGCCGAATGTGTCGGAGGGCCGTGACCGGGCTGCGCTCGACGCGCTGACATCGGCCTGCGGGCAGCTCCTCGTCGACGTCCACAGCGACGCCGACCACCACCGCAGCGTCCTCACGCTCGCCACCGAGGATCCCGTGGCCCTCGAGGCCGCGGTCCGTGCGCTGGCCCGGGAGGTGGTCGCTCGCTGCGACATCGGCACCCACGAGGGGGTTCACCCGCGTCTCGGTGCACTCGACGTGGTTCCGTTCGTCGCCCTGGGTGGCGGTGCGCCCGAGCGCGAGGTGGCCACGGGCCTCGCCCGGCGCTTCGCCGACTGGGCAGGGTCGGAGCTCGACCTGCCGTGTTTCCTCTACGGTGACGTCGACGCTCTCGGGAGGTCGCTTCCCGATGCGCGCCGCGAGGCGTTCCGCAGCCGCCGGCCCGATCACGGCCCGATGCGGCCGCACGTCACGGCCGGCGCCACGGCGGTGGGGGCGCGCCCGCCGCTCGTCGCCGCGAACGCCGTGCTCGACACCGACGATCTCGTGCTCGCCACACGCGTGGCCGGTCGGGTGCGCGAGGCGGGTGGGGGCCCGCCGGGAGTGCGCGCACTCGGGCTGTGGCTGGCGGCGTCGGGCCGGGTTCAGGTGTCGATGAACCTCGTGGATCTGACGTCGACGGGTCTCCAGGACGCCGTCGGTGCCGTCGAGGCCGCTCTCGCCGGGAGCGGCGCAGCGGTCGCCGGTGTGGAGGTCGTCGGGCTGGTTCCGCGATCGGAGTCCGAGACGTGGTCAACGGAATTCCGGGAGCGGTGGGGGCTCACCGACGCCCTGACGGTGGAGAGCCGCCTCGACACGCCGCGGTGA
- a CDS encoding LLM class flavin-dependent oxidoreductase, producing the protein MRIGLALPQYDYSVPGREPLGFETVVEHARLAERVGFDSLWCSDHLFLDIAKYGGSDEPRGVFEPVVTLAALAREVSRVRLGTLVLLEALRPATVLAKQLAALDHVSGGRLDVGLGAGWYEPEYAAIGEQMPGPGVRLARLREAVQIVRGLLGGGPVSHDGTYPRAHDARNRPPAVQQPAPPVFVGGKGDRLLALAAELADGWNTCWVWTPDDYAERVRVLAQACEAVGRDPATVWRSLGLYALVGENESDLKRRFERMRDAYPPGVLGGVSLEEYREGRLVGTVEQVREQVDAWSDLGVETLILGAGPLPFSVTAPDDVEILAAVCADTGPTGSDG; encoded by the coding sequence ATGCGCATCGGGCTCGCCCTGCCCCAGTACGACTACTCGGTTCCCGGCCGGGAGCCGCTCGGGTTCGAGACCGTTGTCGAGCACGCACGCCTCGCCGAGCGCGTCGGTTTCGACTCGCTGTGGTGCTCCGACCACCTGTTCCTCGACATCGCCAAGTACGGCGGCAGCGACGAGCCACGCGGGGTCTTCGAGCCCGTCGTCACGCTCGCGGCACTTGCCCGCGAGGTCTCACGGGTGCGCCTCGGAACGCTCGTTCTCCTGGAGGCGCTGCGCCCGGCGACAGTCCTCGCCAAGCAACTCGCAGCCCTCGATCACGTGTCGGGCGGCCGCCTCGACGTCGGCCTCGGCGCGGGCTGGTACGAGCCCGAGTACGCGGCGATCGGCGAACAGATGCCCGGCCCGGGCGTGCGGCTCGCGCGCCTGCGTGAGGCGGTCCAGATCGTGCGCGGGTTGCTCGGGGGCGGTCCCGTGTCCCACGACGGCACGTACCCCCGCGCGCACGACGCCCGCAACCGCCCGCCGGCTGTCCAGCAGCCGGCACCGCCGGTCTTCGTAGGCGGCAAGGGCGACCGGCTCCTCGCTCTGGCTGCGGAGCTCGCCGACGGGTGGAACACGTGCTGGGTGTGGACGCCCGACGATTACGCCGAACGCGTTCGCGTCCTCGCGCAGGCCTGCGAGGCCGTCGGACGCGACCCCGCCACGGTGTGGCGCAGCCTCGGCCTCTACGCCCTGGTCGGCGAGAACGAGAGCGACCTGAAACGCCGCTTCGAGCGGATGCGAGACGCCTACCCACCCGGCGTCCTCGGTGGCGTCAGCCTCGAGGAGTACCGGGAGGGACGCCTCGTCGGCACCGTGGAGCAGGTCCGCGAGCAGGTGGACGCATGGAGCGACCTCGGGGTGGAGACGCTGATCCTCGGAGCGGGGCCGCTCCCCTTCTCCGTCACCGCTCCCGACGACGTGGAGATCCTGGCAGCTGTGTGTGCTGACACCGGACCGACGGGCTCCGACGGGTAA
- a CDS encoding WhiB family transcriptional regulator — translation MNAALLSGPDKHWQEQANCLGVDPDLFFPERGASTKEAKGVCAGCEVRLDCLEYALSNGEKFGIWGGLSERERRRLRRQRALARRGIIASGA, via the coding sequence ATCAACGCGGCGCTGCTGAGCGGCCCCGACAAGCACTGGCAGGAGCAGGCCAACTGCCTCGGGGTCGATCCCGACCTCTTCTTCCCTGAGCGGGGAGCCTCCACCAAGGAGGCCAAGGGGGTGTGCGCCGGGTGCGAGGTCCGCCTCGACTGCCTCGAGTACGCCCTGAGCAACGGTGAGAAGTTCGGGATCTGGGGCGGGCTCTCCGAGCGGGAGCGCCGCCGCCTCCGCCGGCAGCGGGCCCTGGCACGCCGCGGCATCATCGCCAGCGGCGCCTGA
- a CDS encoding twin-arginine translocase TatA/TatE family subunit, which yields MSSVGFPELLIIALVVVLIFGASQLPKLARSVGQAQKEFKKGLKEGAAEDDEDATKDEGQASS from the coding sequence ATGAGCTCCGTCGGATTTCCCGAGCTCCTCATCATCGCACTCGTCGTCGTCCTCATCTTCGGTGCCAGCCAGCTCCCGAAGCTCGCCCGCTCCGTGGGCCAGGCCCAGAAGGAGTTCAAGAAGGGCCTGAAGGAGGGCGCTGCCGAGGACGACGAGGACGCCACCAAGGACGAGGGTCAAGCCTCCTCCTGA
- a CDS encoding WhiB family transcriptional regulator, which produces MGTSDLPALTEREQPWMRHGLCRGYEPSVFFPSDGVGVETAKRICAECPVASECLEYALDYRIEHGVWGGASERARRRMLRRRRSTLLAL; this is translated from the coding sequence ATGGGAACGAGCGATCTCCCGGCACTGACCGAACGTGAGCAGCCGTGGATGCGCCACGGCCTCTGCCGCGGCTACGAGCCGTCGGTGTTCTTCCCCTCCGACGGCGTCGGCGTCGAGACCGCCAAGCGCATCTGCGCCGAGTGCCCCGTCGCGTCCGAGTGCCTCGAGTACGCCCTCGATTACCGCATCGAGCACGGCGTGTGGGGTGGCGCCTCCGAGCGTGCCCGCCGTCGCATGCTGCGTCGCCGCCGCAGCACCCTCCTCGCCCTGTAG